A single genomic interval of Vanessa atalanta chromosome 12, ilVanAtal1.2, whole genome shotgun sequence harbors:
- the LOC125067948 gene encoding ral GTPase-activating protein subunit beta isoform X4 — MNVGIFNRVNSKIKEGDGMYSEWNSLPLEGGGHGVLGAVGGRDVVLAVVQQLASHQPSPLTTDSEVEWVLEVIRYGLSLPLTEHEALRDCVRVCCSWLSALLPPAAPAQPPPPAVPPPLAAEPHRYANKILNHLHNLFVPRPNETLAFIYQTELGGNLISKQAVLCHRVLRLARSLADSASLGPREWRSLLLLLLAAAAALLAPPAPLYGAAEQLCERVLCVLFEVWILACHRCFPSPALWRTLREQCVRWRHRAPLTEQWARVSLCLTARLLAHMYGPLYPAMPIGEEDANLVPADMSAEAVTQSWYRMLHTIGNPVDLTKPHLISHTPEFLQYWMTAEEGRDGREGREAWVGSLAHIFHRAMLGVAAHVDAFLGTPRSSLIGLTSSRPSSVVPSTPPNSITSQVGEIEKPPLTPLRPKVNSIFHLFGEWLFEAALVGTTPANSNQQKADGTPPPPSLSDATQKLNMLSYQAGRAVALGTLCRVICSKQCREEVLAPYLARTYAALQRGLRDPATAAAVVLDAADIFRLDLDGVLVLVPDFITALDRILSEREPKLECGSIDKRELRKAAISLLLSLVAFPYHYRGLAVPEFPGCNEYAGVTIGEYARGRLSQVCVSAVQAESSEALAVPLLSALYLCVRHNAAHTHDHAPDAKARSDSSGPVSADSSQDDFAADVRELDPSSPFFGSALVVRATYLVCHRLISSWKGDLQVSLAALELLSGLAKLHSSKPEAAERKRAVRWICDYIGVQCGRPPQAHSRDLHSCVVAAYTCLAAWLCAPLLADADCLAALLEVVELGISGSKSQGKPGEPPKMKDEKELKPVSMRVRDAAESLLMLILEQVGNNDGGKWCRLDERWLAALGHGKLRHFVVDGNTILSLLEEPLANSQEPQPTIVAIIRCGWGRFAWSLSSRGAPRCATRGAAACARPVPMLEPPPRAPPACRALPAAPPCAVDAAFPTLDAVLRQLNDPEATTLFKLLEQQAAIEKKVRESEDNVVPEEYVPPDPVTEFQTARLFLSHFGYLNIGGDKKGGPARLCALDARAEGLSAALRRLDATGSRAALTVHVFYARAGQTRATDIVANAAQHGAVSPAFVRMLRGLGTPVRVRGHAGWSGHVRSSYDAQPPRDEPPPPEPLTPSVYDGREQVLYWSDSTDEIAFVVPSGYELTETDDQSDSMKSDVDGSCCSVNRGSWWDVSGERDDRRERPDKTRALSLELERPAPAAPAPPPPLSGSGRRNRDFTPKILIIWLEDFEDHLNLPIDDLVRYCETGVPWRRHESSALCVSSARGGLARVRVRAGGAGVLADGALLAPRLLPAALRRAACFLARRARLNTDLYQPPHVRRRHLIQDIAQQYKKDLTEPELLESLFKAP; from the exons GTTGAATGGGTGCTAGAAGTGATTCGTTATGGGCTTTCATTGCCTCTAACAGAGCATGAAGCACTTCGAGATTGTGTTCGTGTTTGCTGTTCGTGGCTGTCGGCATTGCTGCCGCCTGCTGCCCCTGCGCAACCTCCGCCTCCAGCTGTCCCTCCGCCCTTGGCTGCTGAGCCTCATAGATATGCCAATAAAATCCTAAATCATCTGCATAACTTATTTGTTCCACGGCCAAATGAAA ccTTGGCATTTATATACCAAACGGAATTAG GTGGTAATCTCATAAGCAAACAAGCTGTGCTGTGTCATCGGGTCCTTCGACTGGCGCGTTCGTTAGCCGATAGTGCCTCGCTTGGCCCACGTGAGTGGAGATCGCTGCTCCTTCTACTATTGGCCGCTGCAGCGGCTCTACTAGCGCCTCCCGCACCTCTTTACGGCGCCGCTGAGCAACTTTGCGAACGAGTGCTCTGCGTGCTCTTTGAAGTGTGGATACTTGCATGTCACAG ATGCTTCCCGTCGCCGGCGCTGTGGCGCACGCTGCGCGAGCAGTGCGTGCGCTGGCGGCACCGCGCGCCGCTTACGGAGCAGTGGGCGCGCGTGTCGCTGTGCCTCACGGCGCGCCTGCTGGCGCACATGTACGGCCCGCTCTACCCCGCCATGCCCATCG GTGAAGAAGACGCAAATTTAGTACCCGCGGATATGAGCGCCGAGGCGGTAACGCAGAGCTGGTACCGCATGCTGCATACCATCGGCAACCCCGTCGACCTCACCAAGCCGCATCTCATCAGCCACACTCCGGAATTCCTACAG TATTGGATGACGGCGGAAGAGGGTCGTGACGGTCGAGAGGGTCGCGAGGCGTGGGTGGGCTCGCTCGCTCACATCTTCCACCGCGCGATGCTGGGTGTGGCCGCGCACGTCGATGCCTTCCTCG GTACACCGCGGTCGTCCCTAATAGGTTTGACAAGCAGCCGACCTTCAAGCGTCGTTCCAAGTACTCCGCCGAATTCGATCACATCCCAAG taGGCGAAATAGAAAAGCCGCCATTGACGCCATTGCGTCCAAAAGTCAATTCTATATTCCATCTTTTTGGCGAATGGCTTTTCGAAGCTGCTCTCGTGGGAACGACGCCGGCAAACAGCAATCAAC AAAAAGCTGACGGCACGCCACCTCCGCCTTCCCTTTCTGACGCGACGCAAAAATTGAACATGCTGAGCTACCAAGCGG GCCGCGCCGTGGCGCTGGGCACGCTGTGCCGCGTGATCTGCTCCAAGCAGTGCCGCGAGGAGGTGCTGGCGCCGTACCTGGCGCGCACGTACGCGGCGCTGCAGCGCGGCCTGCGCGACCCCGCCACCGCCGCCGCCGTCGTGCTGGACGCCGCCGACATCTTCAG ACTCGACTTGGACGGCGTGCTAGTTCTAGTGCCGGACTTCATAACGGCTCTAGATCGCATCCTTTCCGAGCGTGAACCGAAATTGGAGTGCGGTTCGATCGATAAGCGCGAGCTGCGCAAGGCCGCCATCAGCCTCCTCCTGTCCCTGGTAGCTTTCCCCTACCACTACAGAGGACTGGCCGTACCGGAGTTTCCGGGATGCAACGAGTA CGCGGGCGTGACGATAGGCGAGTACGCGCGCGGGCGCCTGTCGCAGGTGTGCGTGTCGGCCGTGCAGGCGGAGAGCTCGGAGGCGCTGGCCGTGCCGCTGCTGAGCGCGCTGTACCTGTGCGTGCGCCACAACGCCGCGCACACGCACGACCACGCGCCCGACGCCAAGG CGCGGTCGGATAGCAGCGGGCCAGTTAGTGCAGACAGCTCGCAAGATGACTTCGCTGCAGACGTTAGAGAGCTTGATCCATCTTCGCCCTTTTTTG GATCGGCGCTAGTCGTTCGCGCTACCTACTTGGTCTGTCACCGTCTGATCTCATCGTGGAAGGGTGACCTGCAAGTGTCGCTCGCCGCTCTCGAACTGCTCTCTGGACTCGCTAAGTTGCATTCTTCGAAACCGG AGGCGGCCGAGCGCAAGCGCGCCGTGCGCTGGATCTGCGACTACATCGGCGTGCAGTGCGGGCGGCCGCCGCAGGCGCACTCGCGCGACCTGCACTCGTGCGTGGTGGCCGCCTACACGTGCCTGGCGGCGTGGCTGTGCGCGCCGCTGCTGGCCGACGCCGACTGCCTGGCCGCGCTGCTCGAGGTCGTCGAGCTCGGCATCTCCGGCTCCAAGAGCCAGG GTAAACCTGGCGAGCCGCCTAAGATGAAGGATGAAAAGGAGCTGAAACCTGTCTCGATGAGAGTGAGAGACGCCGCCGAATCTTTACTGATGCTGATTTTGGAACAG GTTGGTAACAACGATGGAGGCAAATGGTGTAGGTTGGACGAACGCTGGCTAGCCGCATTGGGTCACGGAAAATTGCGACATTTCGTCGTCGACGGGAACACAATACTGTCGTTGTTGGAGGAGCCTCTCGCGAATAGTCAGGAACCACAACCTACGATCGTTG CTATAATCCGCTGCGGCTGGGGTCGCTTCGCGTGGTCGCTGAGCAGCCGCGGCGCGCCGCGCTGCGCCACCCGCGGCGCGGCGGCGTGCGCGCGCCCCGTGCCCATGCTGGagccgccgccgcgcgcgccgcccgcctgCCGCGCGctgcccgccgcgccgccctgCGCCGT CGATGCGGCGTTCCCGACTCTAGACGCCGTTTTACGACAGCTTAACGACCCCGAAGCGACTACTCTCTTTAAGCTACTGGAGCAGCAGGCCGCTATTGAGAAAAAAGTCAGAGAAAGTGAGGACAATGTT GTACCAGAAGAATACGTTCCACCCGATCCAGTCACAGAGTTCCAAACCGCGAGGCTGTTTCTTTCACATTTTGGATACTTGAATATTGGTGGAGataaaaag GGCGGCCCGGCGCGGCTGTGCGCGCTGGACGCGCGCGCCGAGGGGCTGTCGGCGGCGCTGCGGCGCCTGGACGCCACGGGCAGCCGCGCCGCGCTCACCGTGCACGTGTTCTACGCGCGCGCCGGCCAGACCCGCGCCACCGACATCGTGGCCAACGCCGCGCAGCACGGCGCCGTCTCTCCCGCCTTCGTGCGGATGCTGCGCGG ACTGGGAACGCCGGTGCGCGTGCGCGGACACGCGGGCTGGAGCGGCCACGTGCGCAGCAGCTACGACGCGCAGCCGCCGCGCGACGAACCGCCGCCGCCGGAGCCGCTGACGCCCAGCGTCTACGATGGCAGGGAGCAG GTCCTGTACTGGTCGGATTCGACGGATGAAATAGCGTTCGTGGTGCCGTCGGGATACGAACTGACCGAAACCGACGATCAAAGCGACAGCATGAAGTCCGACGTCGATGGCTCCTGCTGCTCGGtcaa CCGCGGCTCGTGGTGGGACGTGTCGGGCGAGCGCGACGACCGGCGCGAGCGGCCCGACAAGACGCGCGCGCTGTCGCTGGAGCTCGAgcgccccgcgcccgccgcgcccgcgccgccgccgccgctctccg GTAGTGGAAGGAGAAACAGAGATTTTACGCCGAAGATTCTCATCATTTGGTTGGAAGATTTCGAGGACCATCTCAATCTGCCGATAG ACGACCTGGTGCGCTACTGCGAGACGGGCGTGCCGTGGCGGCGGCACGAGAGCAGCGCGCTGTGCGTGAGCAGCGCGCGCGGCGGGCTGgcgcgcgtgcgcgtgcgcgcgggcggcgcgggcgtgCTGGCGGACGGCGCGCTGCTGGCGCCGCGCCTGCTGCCGGCCGCGCTGCGCCGCGCCGCCTGCTTCCTGGCGCGCCGAGCGCGGCTCAACACCGACCT ATACCAACCTCCGCACGTCCGAAGACGACATCTCATACAGGATATTGCGCAGCAGTATAAGAAGGATTTGACCGAACCGGAATTATTGGAATCTTTATTCAAAGCGCCCTAA